The following are encoded together in the Hoplias malabaricus isolate fHopMal1 chromosome 3, fHopMal1.hap1, whole genome shotgun sequence genome:
- the tmem237b gene encoding transmembrane protein 237B, translated as MDTDSGKVHSTRRRDLPPLSHVQKRGPRALPSLPSQDTADEMPLPRTKKKKARREADTEGAEVPEAAGDTGIEMGDLDSRRQSENQDRLTPEPQENPQQKKKKKKKTQIIDPEGDQTDLVQNGDMPDQNTDEEPTRKKKRKVKSKVTDMQSNELAVEDDDIITDAQPPIPQHALFSAPQGQSQPVAKVFIERGRRFQPAERIDNRKTSDQIEQNFMDIQSMWTTKDVSMRVHRGFRVIGLFSHGFLAGYAVWNIIVVYVLAGEQMSTLPNLLQQYHTLAYPAQSLFYFLLALSTVSAFDRVNLAKASVALRSLLNLDPVALASFLYFSALILSLSQQMTSDHINLSQYSSPNASLLLSGSEHNVLYPWIIVNLVVTLLVGLAWVLVSTSPDVDYTEDFLMGMEIEYPNPEEKRDVTA; from the exons ATGGACACCGACAGCGGAAAG GTTCACAGCACAAGGCGAAGGGATCTCCCTCCTCTTTCACATGTACAGAAA CGAGGGCCACGTGCATTACCGTCTTTGCCAAG TCAAGATACAGCAG ATGAGATGCCACTTCCAAGGACTAAGAAGAAGAAGGCCAGGCGTGAAGCGGACACAGAGGGAGCTGAGGTTCCTGAGG ctGCAGGAGATACTGGGATCGAGATGGGGGACCTGGACAGTCGCAGGCAGTCAGAAAACCAGGATCGATTAACCCCTGAACCCCAAGAAAACCCAcaacagaagaagaaaaagaaaaagaaaactcaaATTATTG ATCCAGAGGGTGACCAGACTGACCTGGTACAGAACGGAGACATGCCTGACCAGAACACGGATGAGGAGCCTACacgaaaaaagaagagaaa AGTGAAGTCTAAAGTGACAGACATGCAGTCAAATGAGTTAGCAGTTGAGGATGATGATATCATCACAGATGCACAGCCTCCGATCCCCCAGCATGCTCTGTTTTCTGCCCCTCAGGGCCAGAGTCAGCCTGTGGCCAAGGTGTTCATCGAGAGAGGAC GTCGTTTCCAGCCAGCTGAGCGTATAGACAACCGTAAGACCAGCGATCAGATTGAACAGAACTTCATGGACATCCAGTCAATGTGGACCACCAAAGATGTGTCCATGAGAGTGCATCGTGGCTTCAG GGTGATTGGCTTGTTCTCTCATGGCTTCCTGGCTGGATACGCTGTATGGAACATTATTGTAGTGTACGTTTTAGCTGGGGAGCAGATGAGCACTCTTCCTAACTTACTCCAGCAGTACCACACACTGGCTTACCCTGCACAGTCCCTCTTCTACTTCCTACTGGCCCTTAGCACTGTTTCAGCCTTCGACAG AGTGAACCTGGCCAAAGCATCTGTGGCTTTGAGGAGTTTGCTCAATCTGGATCCAGTGGCACTTGCTTCTTTTT TGTATTTCTCAGCTCTGATCCTGTCTCTAAGTCAGCAGATGACCAGTGACCACATCAATCTCTCTCAATACTCCAGCCCCAATGCTTCACTATT GCTGTCTGGCTCTGAACATAATGTACTATACCCCTGGATTATAGTGAATCTGGTTGTGACGTTGTTGGTGGGTTTGGCCTGGGTTTTAGTGTCCACCTCTCCAGATGTAGATTACACAGAAG ACTTCTTGATGGGAATGGAGATAGAATATCCCAACCCTGAGGAGAAAAGAGATGTCACTGCCTGA